One genomic window of Coffea eugenioides isolate CCC68of chromosome 1, Ceug_1.0, whole genome shotgun sequence includes the following:
- the LOC113763834 gene encoding DNA damage-repair/toleration protein DRT100-like: MVKLVAVILSVLSICPLAYSCAPSDRAALLAIKAALNEPYFGIFKSWTGPDCCKNWYGVSCDPEVHRVADINLRGESEDPIFEKAHRTGYMNGTISRAICRLNRLSSLTIADWKGISGTIPPCITSLPFLRIVDLIGNKLTGELPADIGRLSRLTVLNVADNQLTGRLPRSLTNLSSLMHLDLRNNLFRGTIPRNFGKLRMLSRALLSRNRLQGQIPNSISYIYRLSDLDLSLNRLSGTIPPSLGKMPVLATLNLDGNNISGTIPPTLLNSRIGTLNLSKNALEGNIPDTFGATSYFMVLDLSYNQLKGGIPKSILSATFIGHFDVSHNHLCGPIPVGSPFDHLEASSFVYNDCLCGKPLREC, from the coding sequence ATGGTTAAACTTGTGGCAGTAATACTTTCAGTCCTGAGTATCTGCCCTTTAGCTTACAGCTGCGCGCCTTCAGATAGGGCAGCTTTGCTAGCTATCAAAGCTGCCCTGAATGAGCCCTACTTCGGCATTTTCAAGTCATGGACGGGCCCTGATTGTTGCAAGAACTGGTACGGAGTGAGTTGTGACCCGGAGGTGCACCGAGTCGCCGACATCAACCTCCGTGGTGAATCGGAGGACCCCATCTTTGAAAAGGCTCACCGGACCGGTTACATGAATGGAACAATCTCTCGAGCGATTTGTCGGCTCAATAGGCTCTCAAGCCTAACCATTGCTGATTGGAAGGGCATTTCTGGCACAATCCCCCCATGCATTACATCTTTACCCTTCCTAAGAATCGTCGACTTGATCGGAAACAAGCTCACCGGTGAACTTCCAGCTGATATTGGCCGACTGAGTCGACTCACTGTGTTAAACGTGGCAGATAATCAACTTACCGGGAGGTTACCAAGGTCATTAACGAACTTATCTTCATTAATGCATTTAGATCTACGTAACAACTTATTTAGAGGTACAATTCCTAGAAACTTTGGGAAATTAAGAATGCTAAGCCGAGCTTTGCTAAGTCGAAATCGACTTCAAGGGCAAATTCCAAACTCAATTTCTTACATTTATCGGCTTTCGGATTTAGATCTTTCACTGAACCGACTTTCGGGCACGATCCCACCTTCACTAGGCAAAATGCCCGTTTTGGCCACGTTAAATCTTGATGGTAACAATATTTCTGGTACCATTCCCCCTACTTTGCTTAATTCGCGAATTGGCACATTGAATTTGAGCAAAAATGCACTTGAAGGTAATATTCCTGATACATTTGGGGCAACGTCATATTTTATGGTTCTTGATTTATCGTATAATCAGCTCAAAGGAGGCATTCCCAAGTCTATACTATCCGCCACCTTCATTGGCCATTTTGACGTCAGCCATAACCACCTATGTGGGCCGATTCCAGTAGGTTCCCCGTTCGATCATCTTGAAGCGTCGTCGTTTGTTTACAATGACTGTCTATGTGGGAAGCCACTTAGAGAATGCTAA
- the LOC113768305 gene encoding uncharacterized protein LOC113768305 — protein MAERWLERIADIFAALNCTEEGQVAFAMFQFEEAAQSWWNMIRAKWDRKQTPRTWVNFTREFNTKFLLPLTQEKREDDFIKCKQGLLSVAEYETLFIKLSKFTPELVATEQRRIRRFIQDLNVEIQEGIAAAQITSFSDAIERVQRIESAKAQLSAFNTRKRNAPSGSRGPVDANAPPLNFGRGMSGVNTSKAPRGTMTRGATSRGAFSRGTSSGKG, from the coding sequence ATGGCTGAGAGATGGTTAGAAagaattgctgatatttttgcTGCTCTAAATTGCACGGAGGAAGGGCAAGTGGCATTTGCCATGTTTCAGTTCGAGGAAGCTGCCCAATCATGGTGGAACATGATAAGGGCCAAGTGGGATAGAAAACAGACTCCTaggacttgggtaaactttACCCGGGAGTTTAATACTAAATTCCTCCTTCCGCTAAcccaagagaaaagggaagatGATTTCATCAAGTGTAAGCAAGGATTGCTAAGTGTCGCGGAGTACGAGACACTATTCATCAAATTGTCAAAGTTCACCCCTGAGTTGGTGGCGACTGAACAGAGGAGGATAAGGAGGTTTATTCAAGATTTAAATGTGGAAATACAAGAAGGTATAGCAGCGGCCCAAATCACCAGTTTTAGTGATGCAATTGAGAGGGTTCAGAGAATTGAAAGTGCAAAAGCTCAATTGAGTGCCTTTAATACAAGAAAAAGGAATGCTCCTAGTGGTAGCCGTGGTCCAGTGGATGCGAATGCTCCACCTCTCAATTTTGGGAGAGGAATGAGTGGAGTGAACACCTCGAAAGCACCAAGAGGAACAATGACGAGAGGAGCTACGTCGAGAGGGGCATTTTCTAGAGGGACGTCAAGTGGAAAGGGATAG